A single window of Anaerocolumna chitinilytica DNA harbors:
- a CDS encoding TetR/AcrR family transcriptional regulator, whose product MHNDTKEVLANALIDILQKRPIDKITVKDIVEECGLTRQTFYNYFYDIYELVEWIYLQATEKSLAENKDYDTWQQGFYQLLISISNSKVLVQNTYRSTNRDSLERYMYTVIYDQVLAVVERQANEMSVDQKHKNFIAHFYSLAFIALICEWIKDGMKEKPEDIVEQTAVLIKGDFEKALRKYAN is encoded by the coding sequence TTGCATAATGACACAAAAGAAGTACTTGCGAATGCTTTAATAGATATACTGCAAAAAAGACCCATTGATAAAATAACCGTTAAGGATATTGTCGAGGAATGTGGTCTGACACGACAGACTTTCTATAATTATTTTTATGATATATATGAACTTGTTGAATGGATTTATTTACAGGCTACTGAAAAATCACTTGCAGAAAATAAGGATTATGATACTTGGCAGCAGGGATTTTACCAGCTGTTGATTTCTATTAGCAACAGTAAAGTCCTGGTTCAAAACACCTATCGGTCTACCAACCGGGATTCCTTAGAAAGATATATGTATACGGTAATCTATGATCAGGTTCTTGCAGTAGTGGAACGACAAGCCAATGAAATGTCTGTTGACCAAAAACACAAAAATTTTATTGCACATTTTTACAGCCTGGCTTTCATAGCACTCATTTGTGAGTGGATAAAGGATGGGATGAAAGAAAAACCGGAAGATATAGTAGAGCAAACAGCTGTATTAATAAAAGGTGATTTTGAAAAAGCACTGAGAAAATACGCGAATTAA